Proteins encoded within one genomic window of Haladaptatus sp. QDMS2:
- a CDS encoding alpha/beta hydrolase produces MTGEPVLIPGARDVRATHDTVPDATSVVVACPPHPQQGGKRTDSRLTAVSEELAAQGIATLRFDYGAWDEGRGEREDARNAVAWAQDHYEHVGLFGFSFGGAIALLTAAGRDDLAAVSALAPAGALPAGLDVAASLSDIAAPTQVVFASRDTTANWEPVVERARELDFRVDEMSADHFFIGQKQKVAALVCDFLVAHL; encoded by the coding sequence ATGACAGGCGAACCCGTACTCATCCCTGGCGCCAGAGACGTTCGCGCGACTCACGACACCGTCCCCGACGCGACGAGCGTCGTCGTCGCGTGCCCGCCACACCCCCAGCAGGGCGGCAAACGAACCGACTCACGGCTCACCGCCGTCTCCGAGGAACTCGCCGCTCAGGGTATCGCAACGCTCCGATTCGACTACGGCGCGTGGGACGAAGGCCGCGGCGAGCGCGAGGACGCCCGTAACGCCGTCGCGTGGGCGCAGGACCACTACGAACACGTTGGTCTCTTTGGCTTCTCCTTTGGCGGCGCGATTGCCCTGTTGACCGCGGCGGGTCGCGATGACCTCGCGGCCGTGAGCGCGCTCGCACCCGCCGGTGCGCTCCCTGCGGGCCTCGACGTGGCGGCGTCGCTCTCCGACATCGCAGCCCCCACGCAAGTGGTGTTCGCCTCGCGTGACACGACGGCGAACTGGGAGCCAGTCGTCGAGCGGGCGCGCGAACTCGACTTCCGCGTCGACGAGATGAGCGCCGACCACTTTTTCATCGGGCAGAAACAGAAGGTCGCCGCGCTCGTCTGCGACTTTCTTGTTGCACACCTGTAG
- a CDS encoding CTP synthase: MPTEPETDYDPTLGNKFIFVTGGVMSGLGKGITAASTGRLLSNAGFDVTAVKIDPYLNVDAGTMNPYQHGEVYVLEDGGEVDLDLGNYERFLDIDMTFDHNITTGKTYKHVIEKERAGDYLGKTVQIIPHITDDIKRRIREAAEGHDICIVEVGGTIGDIEGMPYLEALRQFVHEEEEEDVLLTHVTLVPYSKNGEQKTKPTQHSVKELRSIGLQPDILVGRCETKLEPATKEKIALFCDVPTEAVFSNADVEDIYHVPLMVEEEGLDEYVMEHLAIADQAIPKGERKNEWRDLVTQETSGSVKIALVGKYALEDAYISIHESLKHAGLDQGVDVDILWVDSDEMAEDHMERLHDADGIVVPGGFGSRGTQGKIKAIRYAREHDIPFLGLCLGFQLAVIEYARNVLGLNGADSTEMEPETPHPVIDLLPEQYDLEDLGGTMRLGAHETQITPNTLASEVYGGTSCVERHRHRYEVNPNYIDQLEADDLTFSGKANNRMEILELAGHPYFFGTQFHPEFKSRPGRASPPFVGLVKAVLAEQESEVEI, encoded by the coding sequence ATGCCGACGGAACCCGAAACGGATTACGACCCGACTCTCGGGAACAAGTTCATTTTCGTTACCGGGGGTGTGATGTCCGGACTCGGGAAGGGTATCACCGCCGCCAGCACCGGCCGACTTCTCTCGAACGCTGGGTTCGACGTGACCGCGGTCAAAATCGACCCGTATCTCAACGTCGACGCGGGGACGATGAATCCCTACCAGCACGGCGAGGTGTACGTCTTGGAAGACGGTGGCGAAGTGGACCTGGACCTGGGTAACTACGAACGTTTCCTCGATATCGACATGACGTTCGACCACAACATCACCACCGGGAAGACCTACAAACACGTCATCGAGAAGGAGCGCGCCGGGGACTACCTCGGGAAGACGGTCCAGATCATCCCGCACATCACCGACGACATCAAGCGCCGCATCCGCGAGGCCGCAGAGGGCCACGACATCTGTATCGTCGAAGTGGGCGGCACGATTGGCGACATCGAGGGCATGCCATATCTCGAAGCCCTCCGCCAGTTCGTCCACGAGGAAGAAGAGGAGGACGTTCTGCTCACGCACGTCACGCTCGTCCCGTACTCGAAAAACGGCGAGCAGAAGACGAAACCGACCCAGCACAGCGTCAAAGAACTGCGCTCGATTGGCCTCCAGCCAGACATCCTCGTCGGGCGCTGTGAGACGAAACTCGAACCGGCGACCAAGGAAAAAATCGCGCTCTTCTGTGACGTTCCGACGGAGGCCGTCTTCTCTAACGCCGACGTCGAGGACATCTACCACGTCCCGCTGATGGTCGAAGAGGAAGGACTCGACGAGTACGTGATGGAGCACCTCGCCATCGCGGACCAGGCCATTCCGAAGGGCGAGCGCAAAAACGAGTGGCGCGACCTCGTGACTCAGGAGACCTCCGGGTCGGTCAAAATCGCGCTCGTCGGGAAGTACGCACTGGAAGACGCCTACATCTCGATTCACGAATCGCTCAAACACGCCGGCCTCGACCAGGGCGTCGACGTGGACATCCTCTGGGTCGATTCAGACGAGATGGCGGAGGACCACATGGAACGACTGCACGACGCGGACGGCATCGTCGTCCCCGGCGGCTTTGGCTCCCGCGGAACGCAGGGCAAAATCAAGGCCATTCGCTACGCCCGCGAACACGACATTCCGTTCCTCGGTCTCTGTCTCGGGTTCCAACTCGCCGTCATCGAGTACGCCCGCAACGTCCTCGGACTCAACGGCGCAGACTCGACGGAGATGGAACCGGAGACGCCACACCCGGTCATCGACCTGTTGCCCGAACAGTACGACTTAGAGGACCTCGGCGGCACGATGCGCCTCGGCGCACACGAGACTCAAATCACGCCGAACACCCTCGCGAGCGAGGTGTACGGCGGGACGTCGTGTGTCGAACGCCACCGCCACCGCTACGAGGTGAACCCGAACTACATCGACCAGCTCGAAGCCGACGACCTGACGTTCTCAGGCAAGGCGAACAACCGGATGGAGATTCTCGAACTCGCGGGTCATCCATACTTCTTCGGGACGCAGTTCCACCCCGAGTTCAAGTCCCGTCCCGGTCGGGCGAGTCCGCCGTTCGTCGGACTCGTGAAGGCAGTTCTCGCTGAGCAGGAATCGGAGGTCGAAATCTGA
- the guaA gene encoding glutamine-hydrolyzing GMP synthase: MVNVDEFIPEAEAEIRDEVGDGHAIIALSGGVDSSVAATLAHRAVGGQLTPVYVDTGLMRKGETEQIRETFSFMENLRVVEAQDRFLDALSGVTDPEEKREIIGAQFIREFETVAKEEEADFLVQGTIYPDRIESDGEIKSHHNVGGLPDVVDFDGIVEPVRDLYKDEVREVARELGLESVIAERMPFPGPGLAVRVIGEVTHEKVEVARESTFIVEEELEAYEPWQALAAVIGKATGVKGDNRVHGWIVAVRSVESRDGMTARAQELDWETLQRIQSRITGSLDNVSRVVYDVTHKPPATIEYE, translated from the coding sequence ATGGTAAACGTAGACGAATTCATCCCGGAAGCAGAGGCAGAGATTCGAGACGAAGTCGGCGACGGTCACGCCATCATCGCCCTCTCGGGCGGTGTGGACTCCTCGGTCGCCGCGACGCTCGCCCACCGCGCCGTTGGCGGCCAACTCACCCCGGTGTACGTGGACACTGGGCTGATGCGCAAAGGTGAGACCGAGCAGATTCGCGAGACGTTCTCGTTCATGGAGAACCTTCGCGTCGTCGAGGCACAGGACCGCTTCCTCGACGCGCTCTCCGGCGTCACCGACCCCGAGGAGAAGCGCGAAATCATCGGTGCGCAGTTCATCCGCGAGTTCGAGACGGTCGCCAAAGAGGAAGAAGCAGACTTCCTCGTTCAGGGGACCATCTACCCGGACCGCATCGAATCCGACGGCGAAATCAAGTCCCACCACAACGTCGGCGGCCTCCCGGACGTGGTCGATTTCGACGGCATCGTCGAACCCGTCCGCGACCTCTACAAGGACGAAGTCCGCGAGGTGGCCCGCGAGCTCGGTCTCGAATCGGTCATCGCAGAGCGAATGCCGTTCCCCGGCCCCGGCCTCGCCGTGCGCGTCATCGGCGAAGTCACCCACGAGAAGGTCGAAGTCGCCCGTGAATCGACGTTCATCGTCGAAGAAGAACTCGAAGCCTACGAACCGTGGCAGGCGCTCGCCGCGGTCATCGGCAAGGCGACGGGTGTCAAAGGAGACAACCGCGTTCACGGCTGGATTGTGGCCGTGCGCTCGGTCGAGAGCCGTGACGGCATGACTGCCCGCGCTCAGGAACTCGACTGGGAGACGCTCCAGCGCATCCAGTCGCGTATCACGGGGTCGCTCGACAACGTCTCGCGCGTGGTCTACGACGTAACCCACAAACCGCCTGCGACCATCGAGTACGAATAA
- a CDS encoding CTP synthetase, whose protein sequence is MNAIVVGADEYALGDALESMGVSVTYVEGFANRPALEDAGIVDCDLFVLTDVSQATSIPVAKDINDQLRVVVYADDSVPEFVRGRSALIIDPDLLSPETVAEELV, encoded by the coding sequence ATGAATGCAATCGTCGTCGGTGCCGACGAGTACGCACTCGGTGACGCCCTCGAATCGATGGGCGTCTCCGTCACCTACGTCGAAGGGTTCGCGAACCGCCCCGCGCTCGAAGACGCGGGTATCGTCGACTGTGACCTGTTCGTCCTCACGGACGTCTCACAGGCCACGTCGATTCCGGTCGCAAAGGACATCAACGACCAACTCCGGGTCGTCGTCTACGCGGACGATTCGGTCCCCGAGTTCGTCCGCGGTCGGTCTGCGCTCATCATCGACCCGGACCTGCTCTCCCCGGAGACGGTCGCAGAAGAACTCGTCTGA
- a CDS encoding MBL fold metallo-hydrolase gives MANRLTQQCWWFDLRGVNAYLVADGDALTLIDTGNPWDAKTLRKEVAATGYAMREIDRVLLTHYDMDHVGTLGRLVDLDAPIYIGEGDAPFLRGEQRPRWRNRKAALQRLASPVLKEVPEVELVADGDELGSFTAYHTPGHTPGHVAYVSETLSTAFLGDLVVERHGRLEPSPYLLSYDDVEVERSIKALAHRAPQFDVAAMGHGVPFLKDGAKRLDRLAATL, from the coding sequence ATGGCAAATCGACTCACACAGCAGTGCTGGTGGTTCGACCTCCGCGGCGTGAACGCCTACCTCGTCGCCGACGGCGACGCCCTCACGCTCATCGACACGGGCAATCCGTGGGACGCAAAGACCCTCCGCAAGGAAGTGGCGGCCACGGGCTATGCGATGCGGGAGATCGACCGCGTGTTGCTCACCCACTACGACATGGACCACGTCGGGACGCTCGGCCGCCTCGTCGACCTCGACGCCCCCATCTACATCGGGGAGGGCGACGCCCCCTTCCTGCGCGGCGAGCAACGGCCACGATGGCGAAATCGCAAAGCGGCCCTCCAGCGCCTCGCCTCTCCCGTGCTCAAGGAGGTCCCGGAGGTGGAACTCGTCGCAGATGGCGACGAACTCGGGAGTTTCACCGCCTACCACACGCCGGGGCACACCCCCGGCCACGTCGCCTACGTGAGCGAGACGCTCTCTACCGCCTTCCTCGGCGACCTCGTCGTCGAACGACACGGCCGTCTCGAACCGTCGCCATACCTGCTCAGCTACGACGATGTGGAAGTAGAACGAAGCATCAAGGCGCTCGCCCACCGCGCGCCCCAGTTCGACGTCGCTGCCATGGGCCACGGCGTGCCATTTCTCAAAGACGGGGCGAAGCGATTGGACAGACTCGCTGCGACGCTGTAA
- a CDS encoding pyridoxamine 5'-phosphate oxidase family protein — MSSEEFIEQGGTMTDTEIDFFLRSQGYGVLSLAAGDEAYGVPVSFGYDGDHLYFMFLQLGPESQKLSYASRTHTASFLAYQVNSKFDWQSAIVTGTLREIRDDEVTHARDTMEQNAWHPSLFSEADPMGGPYGYVLDIESKSGRKGQDA; from the coding sequence ATGTCATCTGAAGAATTCATCGAACAGGGTGGGACGATGACCGACACTGAGATTGACTTTTTCCTGCGCAGCCAGGGCTACGGTGTCCTCTCGCTGGCCGCCGGCGACGAGGCTTACGGCGTGCCCGTCTCGTTTGGGTACGACGGCGACCACCTGTACTTCATGTTCCTGCAACTGGGGCCGGAATCGCAGAAACTTTCGTACGCGTCGCGGACGCACACGGCGAGTTTCCTCGCCTATCAGGTCAACTCGAAATTCGACTGGCAGAGCGCAATCGTCACCGGGACGCTCCGAGAGATCCGTGACGACGAGGTGACCCACGCTCGCGACACGATGGAGCAAAACGCCTGGCATCCGAGCCTGTTCTCCGAGGCCGACCCGATGGGCGGCCCCTACGGGTACGTCCTCGACATCGAGTCGAAATCCGGACGGAAGGGGCAGGACGCCTAA
- a CDS encoding aldo/keto reductase — MEYVVAQGAAVPKIGLGTWQLRGTACRRVVETALDLGYRHMDTAQNYRNERQVGAAINNSTVDREDVFLVTKLSPTNLSEQKVKESTYASLARLNTEYVDCLLIHRPNPLVPLRETLDAMNDLVEEGVVHHIGVSNFSQAQLMAARDESLEPILTNQVRYTPFDRKQALVEYCQIHDVVLTAYSPFLHGGLLTDSTLSGIGLRYKKSAAQVALRWLIQQDNVVAIPKASSYPHLKDNLEVFDFKLTDHEMERIGRPSTAKTVSGTLRGFLAG, encoded by the coding sequence ATGGAATACGTGGTGGCACAGGGGGCAGCGGTCCCGAAGATTGGGCTTGGAACGTGGCAACTGCGCGGAACCGCCTGCCGTCGGGTGGTCGAGACGGCGCTGGACCTCGGCTATCGGCACATGGACACTGCACAGAACTACCGAAACGAGCGACAGGTTGGCGCGGCCATCAACAATTCGACCGTGGACCGCGAGGACGTCTTCCTCGTCACGAAACTCTCGCCGACGAATCTGAGTGAGCAGAAGGTGAAAGAATCGACCTACGCGAGCCTCGCCCGGTTGAATACCGAGTACGTAGACTGCTTGCTCATCCACCGGCCGAACCCGCTGGTTCCCCTGCGCGAAACCCTCGACGCGATGAACGACCTCGTGGAAGAGGGCGTCGTCCACCACATCGGAGTGAGCAACTTCAGTCAGGCCCAGCTCATGGCCGCCCGTGACGAATCGCTCGAACCCATCCTGACGAATCAGGTGCGCTACACGCCGTTCGACCGAAAACAGGCGCTGGTCGAGTACTGCCAGATTCACGACGTCGTGCTGACGGCGTACAGCCCGTTCCTGCACGGGGGCCTGCTCACCGACAGCACGCTCTCTGGCATCGGGCTTCGCTACAAGAAATCGGCGGCACAGGTCGCCCTGCGGTGGCTCATCCAGCAGGACAACGTCGTCGCCATTCCGAAGGCGTCGTCGTATCCTCACCTGAAGGATAACCTCGAGGTATTCGACTTCAAACTCACCGACCACGAGATGGAACGCATTGGCCGCCCCTCCACGGCGAAGACGGTTTCCGGAACCCTGCGTGGGTTCCTCGCGGGTTAG
- a CDS encoding cupin domain-containing protein → MSLDRFTKPEPDVGEVQTEELVVSDDALVKLFALGPGAELKPHPHDSSSNVFHILEGTITVIQDDEEEEIEAPGVVFHDRGVLHGARNETDEPVYFTATLAPFPS, encoded by the coding sequence ATGTCACTCGACCGATTCACGAAACCCGAACCCGACGTGGGCGAAGTCCAGACCGAGGAACTCGTCGTCTCCGACGACGCGCTCGTCAAACTGTTCGCCCTCGGCCCCGGTGCGGAACTGAAACCACACCCACACGATTCGTCCTCGAACGTCTTTCACATTCTCGAAGGCACGATAACCGTGATTCAGGACGACGAAGAAGAGGAAATCGAGGCTCCCGGCGTCGTTTTCCACGACCGGGGCGTTCTCCACGGCGCGCGAAACGAGACGGACGAACCAGTCTACTTCACGGCCACGCTCGCGCCGTTCCCGAGCTAA
- a CDS encoding 5-formyltetrahydrofolate cyclo-ligase has translation MDKQALRERVWDALEAEGIARFPFPPHGRIPNFDGAREAADRLAETSEWQDATVIKANPDSPQLPVRRRALAEGKLVYMAVPRLRDEQCFVRLDPATIEDTDRAAAISHMDEYGTQVSPDEIDGIGLIVSGSVAVTETGARIGKGEGYSDLEYAILRELGLVDDDTPVVTTVHERQIVDEAVEVGAHDVSMDLIVTPEREIRPEHGRKPAGIDWGLLSADRIEEIPVLQRFR, from the coding sequence ATGGACAAACAGGCCCTCCGCGAGCGCGTCTGGGACGCCCTCGAAGCAGAGGGAATCGCTCGATTTCCGTTTCCGCCACACGGGCGGATTCCGAACTTCGACGGCGCACGCGAGGCGGCAGACCGACTCGCTGAAACCTCCGAGTGGCAGGACGCGACGGTCATCAAGGCGAACCCCGACTCACCACAGCTCCCCGTCCGGCGGCGGGCACTCGCCGAGGGGAAACTCGTCTACATGGCCGTCCCGCGCCTGCGCGACGAGCAGTGTTTCGTCCGCCTCGATCCGGCGACCATCGAGGATACCGACCGCGCCGCCGCCATCTCGCACATGGACGAGTACGGCACGCAGGTCAGCCCCGACGAAATCGACGGTATCGGCCTCATCGTCTCCGGAAGCGTCGCCGTCACCGAGACGGGCGCACGAATCGGGAAGGGCGAGGGGTACAGCGACCTGGAGTACGCCATCCTCCGCGAACTCGGACTCGTGGACGACGACACGCCCGTCGTCACGACGGTTCACGAACGCCAAATCGTCGACGAGGCCGTCGAAGTCGGTGCCCACGACGTGTCCATGGACCTCATCGTGACTCCTGAGCGGGAGATTCGCCCCGAGCACGGGCGGAAACCCGCGGGTATCGACTGGGGCCTGCTCTCTGCAGACCGCATTGAAGAGATTCCCGTCCTCCAGCGATTCCGTTAG
- a CDS encoding SRPBCC family protein, with protein sequence MARVEASTTVQAPPAYVWEVYSDVDRYAELSAAFTDRVTYVSDGPVGKGTIYREYGGVGPIKDESEWVITAFDRPTRQVHEGDLGVMQPVLTATFEPVGDATRVHQSIEYEFLPRIRPVGRIVEALFVNRSMKRGLADTLANLKRMAEQGYEAETTTDAP encoded by the coding sequence ATGGCACGGGTAGAAGCATCGACGACTGTTCAGGCCCCGCCTGCGTACGTCTGGGAGGTATACAGTGACGTGGACCGCTATGCGGAACTGTCCGCGGCGTTCACAGACCGAGTCACCTACGTCAGTGACGGCCCCGTCGGTAAGGGGACCATCTACCGCGAGTACGGTGGTGTCGGCCCGATAAAAGACGAAAGCGAGTGGGTGATAACCGCGTTCGACCGGCCGACCCGACAGGTCCACGAAGGCGACCTCGGCGTGATGCAACCGGTGCTTACGGCCACTTTCGAACCAGTCGGTGATGCCACCCGCGTCCACCAGTCCATCGAATACGAATTCCTGCCCCGGATTCGCCCAGTCGGGCGCATCGTCGAAGCCCTGTTCGTCAATCGGTCGATGAAACGCGGTTTAGCCGACACGCTCGCGAATCTGAAGCGGATGGCTGAGCAGGGATACGAGGCGGAAACGACGACGGACGCGCCTTGA
- a CDS encoding DUF6884 domain-containing protein, which translates to MASIAIVHGGAAQRGGTRSACDQYTADHFQTCREYAEATCDSWVIVSAKHGVIHPNRQIQSYDVTRADFDPFEEMQWVKRIQRQLGDVLFDQYTSPQFSRVVVLTDDYHTAALDPVFKQATGRGVAVEKPFEGRYDEPVESVLKQPVPR; encoded by the coding sequence ATGGCATCCATTGCGATTGTCCATGGGGGTGCAGCACAGCGGGGTGGGACTCGGTCTGCGTGCGACCAGTATACGGCAGACCACTTTCAGACGTGCCGCGAGTACGCAGAGGCAACCTGCGACTCGTGGGTCATTGTCTCGGCGAAACACGGGGTTATCCACCCGAACAGGCAGATACAGAGCTACGACGTCACCCGCGCGGATTTCGACCCGTTCGAGGAGATGCAGTGGGTAAAGCGCATCCAGCGTCAACTCGGTGACGTGCTGTTCGACCAGTACACCAGTCCGCAGTTCTCGCGCGTCGTCGTGTTGACCGACGACTACCACACCGCGGCACTCGACCCGGTGTTCAAACAGGCGACGGGTCGCGGAGTCGCCGTCGAAAAACCGTTCGAAGGTCGCTACGACGAACCGGTAGAATCGGTGCTCAAACAGCCGGTTCCCCGGTAG
- a CDS encoding molybdenum cofactor biosynthesis protein B, whose protein sequence is MAEQKNADTGHGHDYESHHDGHGHDHEHGHDDHEHGHDAHTHGHDDHKHGHHHHDVETVGVAIVTVSTTRSLDDDPAGDAIAEAFEGAGHTVATRELIDDNFDGIQQTVDRLVGRDDVNVVVTTGGTGVTPDDVTIEAISPLMEKELPGFGELFRRLSFDEIGTRVVGTRAAAGIADGVPVFALPGSENAACLGANEVIVPEVGHLAGLAKRDA, encoded by the coding sequence ATGGCCGAGCAGAAGAACGCCGACACGGGACACGGACACGACTACGAATCACACCACGACGGACACGGCCACGACCACGAGCACGGTCACGACGACCACGAACATGGACACGACGCCCACACGCACGGCCATGACGACCACAAACACGGTCACCACCACCACGACGTAGAGACGGTCGGCGTCGCCATCGTCACCGTGTCCACCACTCGGTCGCTCGACGACGACCCCGCGGGTGACGCGATAGCCGAGGCGTTCGAAGGCGCAGGGCACACCGTCGCCACCCGCGAACTCATCGACGACAACTTCGATGGGATTCAACAGACCGTAGACCGCCTCGTCGGCCGCGACGACGTGAACGTCGTGGTGACCACCGGCGGGACTGGTGTGACGCCCGACGACGTGACAATCGAGGCTATCTCGCCGCTGATGGAGAAGGAACTCCCTGGCTTCGGCGAACTGTTCCGACGGCTCTCGTTCGACGAGATCGGCACCCGCGTCGTCGGAACCCGCGCAGCCGCAGGTATCGCCGACGGAGTCCCCGTGTTCGCCCTGCCAGGAAGCGAGAACGCCGCATGTCTCGGCGCGAACGAAGTCATCGTCCCGGAAGTGGGCCACCTCGCTGGCCTCGCAAAAAGAGACGCGTAG
- a CDS encoding ester cyclase, producing the protein MASKATRPAASNEEIVQKLWNTLNTGDYSVVDEIIAESYVEHNPTEPESIHGREGFTKNVKQYREAFSDLNVTIEDIVSEGDMVATRWKAVGTHDGELAGVPASGNHVEVTGIEIDRIVDGQVTEVWTNFDVLGMMRQMGAIPDETGS; encoded by the coding sequence ATGGCAAGCAAAGCAACGCGCCCAGCGGCATCGAACGAAGAGATTGTCCAAAAACTGTGGAACACGCTGAACACGGGTGATTACAGCGTCGTCGACGAGATTATCGCAGAATCGTACGTCGAACACAATCCGACAGAACCGGAATCGATTCACGGACGCGAAGGGTTCACAAAGAACGTAAAACAGTACCGTGAGGCGTTCTCCGACCTCAATGTGACCATCGAAGACATCGTCTCCGAAGGGGACATGGTGGCCACGCGCTGGAAGGCAGTCGGTACCCACGACGGCGAGCTCGCCGGCGTTCCGGCCTCCGGCAACCACGTCGAGGTAACGGGTATCGAAATCGACCGTATCGTAGACGGACAGGTCACAGAGGTCTGGACCAACTTCGACGTGCTGGGGATGATGCGCCAGATGGGCGCCATCCCGGACGAGACGGGGAGCTAA
- a CDS encoding ester cyclase, whose product MASKATRPLESNADIVRALWETGTYGDYSLVDQYVADDYVEHSAFESEPIRGRDGFRANIEEMRAAFSDIDLTIEDIFAAGDEVALRWRLNAKHTGDLRGIAPTNKPVEISGIEIDRFEDGKVVEAWNQFDSLGMLQQMGALPDEMGS is encoded by the coding sequence ATGGCAAGTAAAGCGACACGCCCACTCGAATCGAACGCCGACATCGTGCGAGCACTCTGGGAAACGGGAACGTACGGCGATTACAGCCTCGTAGACCAGTACGTCGCAGACGACTACGTCGAACACAGCGCCTTCGAGTCAGAACCGATTCGCGGCCGCGACGGCTTCCGCGCGAACATAGAGGAGATGCGAGCAGCGTTCTCCGACATCGACCTGACGATCGAGGACATCTTCGCCGCAGGCGACGAAGTAGCCCTTCGATGGCGCCTCAACGCGAAGCACACGGGTGACCTGCGCGGAATCGCGCCGACGAACAAGCCCGTCGAAATTTCGGGCATCGAAATCGACCGCTTCGAGGACGGCAAGGTCGTCGAGGCGTGGAACCAGTTCGACAGTCTCGGCATGCTCCAACAGATGGGGGCACTTCCAGACGAGATGGGGAGCTGA
- a CDS encoding zinc-binding dehydrogenase, whose product MKAVHFDEHGDRDVLQYGELPDPDPARDEVIVEMRAGALNFLDVWTRRGLPGLDLEMPHIPGSDGAGIVHAVGEDVARFEPGDRVAVTAGLSCGVCEFCRDGDPSLCEDFGVLGEHTRGVHSELAAVPAENLVPVPEHVSWEVAAAAPLVFQTAWRMLITRAELEPGEKVLVLGASGGVGHAAIQIAKYAGAEVFATASSSQKLELAAECGADHVLNYEETDYASEIYELTDKRGVDVIVDHVGGPTWQDSIKSLAKNGRLVTCGATLGRHPQTDLNRIFWNQLQILGSSMGTPGEADDVLPLVWDGTFRPHIREVLPMSEVKRAHEMLENRDGFGKVVVVPDSQYN is encoded by the coding sequence ATGAAGGCGGTACACTTCGACGAACACGGCGACCGCGACGTACTGCAGTATGGCGAACTCCCGGACCCCGACCCGGCCCGCGACGAAGTCATCGTAGAAATGCGGGCAGGTGCACTCAACTTCCTCGACGTGTGGACACGACGGGGCCTTCCCGGCCTCGACCTCGAGATGCCCCACATCCCCGGCAGCGACGGCGCGGGCATCGTTCATGCGGTGGGCGAGGACGTGGCCAGATTCGAACCGGGCGACCGCGTCGCGGTCACGGCGGGTCTCTCCTGTGGCGTCTGTGAGTTCTGTCGCGATGGCGACCCCTCGCTGTGTGAGGACTTTGGCGTCCTCGGCGAGCACACCCGTGGCGTCCACAGCGAACTCGCCGCCGTGCCCGCGGAGAATCTCGTCCCCGTCCCCGAACACGTCTCGTGGGAAGTCGCGGCGGCCGCCCCGCTCGTCTTCCAGACAGCGTGGCGAATGCTCATCACGCGCGCCGAACTCGAACCCGGCGAGAAAGTGCTCGTACTCGGGGCCAGCGGCGGGGTGGGTCACGCCGCGATTCAGATTGCGAAATACGCCGGTGCGGAGGTGTTCGCCACCGCTTCCAGTTCCCAGAAACTCGAACTCGCCGCAGAGTGTGGCGCAGACCACGTCCTCAACTACGAGGAGACGGACTACGCAAGCGAAATCTACGAACTCACCGACAAGCGTGGCGTGGACGTCATCGTCGACCACGTCGGCGGCCCGACGTGGCAGGATTCGATAAAGAGCCTCGCGAAAAACGGCCGCCTCGTCACCTGTGGAGCCACCCTCGGACGCCACCCGCAGACGGACTTAAATCGCATCTTCTGGAACCAACTGCAGATTCTCGGGTCGTCGATGGGGACGCCCGGGGAAGCCGACGACGTACTCCCGCTCGTCTGGGACGGCACCTTCCGCCCGCACATCCGCGAGGTGCTGCCGATGAGTGAGGTCAAACGCGCCCACGAGATGCTCGAAAATCGCGATGGATTTGGGAAGGTTGTAGTCGTTCCGGACTCCCAGTACAATT